The Flavobacteriales bacterium genomic sequence TACCGATGCCAACGGCTGCCAGATAGATACAACCTATAACATGACACAGCCCACTTTGTTAGTGGTGACGCTGGATAGTTCGGGATCTCCATGCGGATATGCCAAGGGGTCCTCGGGTGCCAGCCCGTCAGGCGGAACTCCCGGGTATACTTATTTATGGAGTGATGGTCAAACCACCAAGCAGGCGATCAACCTGAACAGCGGCTCAATCACGGTAACCGTTACGGACGCCAACGGATGTACGGTGGTGCAATCAACCACCATCCAACAACAACCTTCATTTGTTATTACCCCGGCTACTACGGATGCACTTTGTTATGGTTCTGCCGACGGAACGGCAACAGTAACCCCTAACGGCGGTATCGCGCCTTATCAGTTTCTCTGGGAAGACGGGCAGACAGGTCAGACGGCCACCGGGTTTGCTGCCGGCTCCTATAAAGTAACGATCACGGATGTAGCAGGATGTGATAGTGTTTACAGCATTGCTGTGTCAGAACCAAATGAGTTGTTGCCCCAGGCCGGACCAGATACCAGTGTTTGTACCCAGCAAACCATTGTGATCGGATCAAATGCGATCGGAGGCACCACGCCATACCAGTATCTGTGGAACAATGCCCAAAGCAGTACAGCTCCCCTCATCTTTGTTACACCCAATGGCTCTGAGCAGTATGAGGTGACGGTGACCGATGCCAACGGCTGTGTTGCAGTAGATGTGGTTAATATCACCGCGGATCTGCCACCCACGGCAGACTTTGATGTGAAGTGGGTGCCCAGTTGTAAAGGTGTGCTTGGAAAGTTCACCAACATAAGCATTGGGGCAGACCACTATGTGTGGGATTTTGGAGATGGTCATACATCGTCCGAACCGGAACCTATCCATGAGTTTACTTATGGTACCATTTCACAGGTTGTATTGAGTGCATACAGCGGTAACTGTCCGGATACAGCAACGGTTTATGCGGATATCAAAACGTTTGATTTCTATAACGACCCTCAGGTGCCCAACGTGTTTTCTCCGAACGGTGATGGCTACAACGATGTGTTCAAGGTTTTCATTAATGGAGAA encodes the following:
- a CDS encoding gliding motility-associated C-terminal domain-containing protein codes for the protein TDANGCQIDTTYNMTQPTLLVVTLDSSGSPCGYAKGSSGASPSGGTPGYTYLWSDGQTTKQAINLNSGSITVTVTDANGCTVVQSTTIQQQPSFVITPATTDALCYGSADGTATVTPNGGIAPYQFLWEDGQTGQTATGFAAGSYKVTITDVAGCDSVYSIAVSEPNELLPQAGPDTSVCTQQTIVIGSNAIGGTTPYQYLWNNAQSSTAPLIFVTPNGSEQYEVTVTDANGCVAVDVVNITADLPPTADFDVKWVPSCKGVLGKFTNISIGADHYVWDFGDGHTSSEPEPIHEFTYGTISQVVLSAYSGNCPDTATVYADIKTFDFYNDPQVPNVFSPNGDGYNDVFKVFINGEMEDCTQLTILNRWGVFIYSPPGGQLAWDGHTTAGEKVPEGTYLYIVEMNGMMKAGTVALIKE